The segment GCTTCGGTGAGGGCGACGACGGCGGCGGCGGCCCGGTCGTCGCGCTCATGCACACCGTCGTCAAGGAGGAGTACGGCGACCGTGGGTGGGCGGGCGTGCTGGTCCGAGCGTCGCTGAACACCGCTCGAGATCGGCAGTGGCGCATCGTTCCGATCTGCACCTACGTCCGGCGGTATCTGGCGCAGCATGATGAATTCCTGGATCTGATCG is part of the Rhodococcus sp. SBT000017 genome and harbors:
- a CDS encoding GNAT family N-acetyltransferase; this translates as MSHILPRRVHGPAPVDRPAVRIEDDVDHNRFDLFVDDELVGILGYRFGEGDDGGGGPVVALMHTVVKEEYGDRGWAGVLVRASLNTARDRQWRIVPICTYVRRYLAQHDEFLDLIAE